One Heyndrickxia oleronia genomic window, TGCCGTACGAGGCATATTTCCGTTGGGTGTGGAATGTTATGGAAAAGTACAATGGCCGGCCACATTGGGGGAAAATGAATAATTTGACGAAGGAATCAGTGAAGAAAAATTACCCCGAATGGACGACATTTCTAGAAAAGCGCGAGACCTATGATCCAACAGGAATATATTTGAATAAATATTTTCGAGCACTCATTTAAGTGCTTAACACCATTTATGCAAATAACCGTATGAATTTAACGTGAAATGGATAAATGGTGCCTGACACCTACTATTTTATTTATTTAGTTTTTCGTATAGGTTTAAGAGCTGGCTGATTTCTTCGTCCGTTAGTTTTTGAACCAATTGTTTACGAAGGGTTTTGCCAGCTTCTTGTGCTTTGCTGAGGACTTTCCGGCCTTCATCTGTAATATCCAAATATAGGATACGTCTGTCATTTTCATCGCGCATTCTATTGGCAAATCCTTTTTTAATTAGTTTCTCAGACAAATGAGTGAGTGATGGAGGAGTTAAGCCTAATGAACGAGCAATATCTGATGGACGACTTTTCCCGTGTTTATTTAAATGATTGATGACTAAAATATGTGAAATTCCTAAACTTTCACTGAACATTTGGTTCCATTGAATGATTAATTGATTGGTGACTTGATCCATTTCGTGAATAAGCTCAAAAATGGTTTTATTTTTATCCATTATTTTCCTACTTCCTTTATATTTCCTATGTTCTATTATAATAAGAAAACCCCTTTTTTAAAAAGAGGTTTTCTCCAATATACTGTTTATTGAGCAGAAAATCCACCGTCAATAACAAGTTCTGCTCCTGTTATATAGAAATACCTTAACGTAATTTAATGGACCCACCATCAACCATAAAGGTTTGTCCAGTAATATAATCAGAATCATTACTTGCTAAGAATACAGCCGTTCTTCCGATATCCCCCTCAGGATCACCTAAGCGACGAAGAGGGATCTTGTTAATCATTGCCTCGTACATTTCTGGATTGTTTTCTTTCCATGTTTGAACACCAGGAGTAGCAGCAATTGGTGAAATAAGATTGACATTAATATTATCTGGACCCCATTCATTTGCAGCTACACGTGAGATGGCACGTATCGCTTCTTTCGCTGCTGCATAAGAAGCCTGTGTGTGTTGACCTTCAAGCCCTGCACCTGAGGCAAAGTTAATTACTTTTCCTTCAGTTTTCTTTAATTCAGGGTAACAAGCTTGCATAAAATTAAAAGTTGGATAAAAACCTGTCCCGAATGATAGATCGAAATGTTCCATAGTAGTTTCCATAAAAGGAACATTTCTTGATGCATGAGCATTATTGACTAATATGTCTAGCCTTCCAAATTTCTCTACAACAGATTGGACAATTCCCGCAATATTTTCTTTTACAGAGATATCTTTAATCAATAAGGCTCCTTCAGTATATTGATTAACCTCAGCCAGTGTAGTTTCACCTGCTCCTTCATTTATATCAACAATCGCAACATGTGCACCTTCTTTTGCCATAGCTAATGAAATCCCTCTACCAATTCCGGATGCTCCACCAGTTACGATGGCAACTTTTCCTGATAATCTCATTATGAACCCTCTTTCTGAAATAAATATTTAGATGTTTAAATATTTTACGTTTAAATAATATCACTTTCTTTTTTTTATATCAAATTTAATATTTTGTCTTTTTTTTCAAACTTTGGTGCCAAATAAGAAAAGCTTTAATTAATAAATAAAGGCTGAAGAATACTACACCTTAATTTTAACTAAGAAAAGAGCCATAAATTCCATAAGAGCAGGCAGTGGGGTTTTTACAAAAGCAACAAACTATACAAAAATAGTCAAAAATTAAAAGGGATTGTCTATTAAAGGTTCAGATCCCTTATTAGACAATCCTTTATATCTTCAAATACATCATTAATCTTATTTGTAGCAGATGAGTATGGAATCCTATCAAATTTTCCTTTTAATCACAAATAGAGTTAACATAGCTTTTTTACAAATTATTGATCTAGTTTTAATAAATTTGCTTCTAAAGCAACGGAAAATCCATCGAATGGTCCTAATTGAAAGATGCGAACAAAGGTTGGAATATAAAATAATGTTTTTTGTTCTTTTTCTGTTAGGTTATTGAGGAATAATGCTGAGCTCACATCATCTCCATCTTTGTTTTTGAAATAGGATGCTTCAGTTAGCACGAATTCTGTAGATCCACCTTTTTTTCCTGGCTATGATTGGGATCATAGTGAAGTAAAGGACTTTGCAAAAATTATTGTAGAAAAATCAAGCTATATGGAAGCTTTAATCCAAGACTTAACACTTACCTATGCAATAAAAAATAATGCAATACCTATTCTAAAAGAACAAAAAGATGTCATAGAAATAGTAAGAAGAACGGTTGTGGAATCTATTAATCACTCTCCTGAATCAGGAAAACAGCTTTCCTTTCAAACGAATTGTAAATCTTATAACATTGCGATCGATGAAAAATGGCTCGTTCGAATCCTTCAAAATCTTATTATGAATGCGATTATCCACAATCCCCCACATACAAATATAGAAGTAGGTGTCATGGGAAATAATGAAAAATTAGAGATCTATGTCAAAGATAACGGAGTCGGGATGAAGGAAGAAGCCATTCCCCAACTATTTACGAAATATTTTCGCGGAACAAATACGGATGCCTCTCCACATGGAACTGGATTAGGCATGAGTATTGCAGGGCAGCTCGTTCAGTTACTAGGTGGATTGATTGTTGTAAACAGCAAGGAGAAGGTTGGAACAACGATTACTATTACATTTAAAGTTGAATAAGGGGTGCAATATAAATGAGAATTTTAGTAATAGGCGCAGGTGCAATTGGAGGATATTTTGGTGGACGGTTATTGGAAAAAGGTGAGGATATTACATTCCTAGTTAGAGAAAATAGGTATCGTCAATTAACTGAGGGGGGGTTAGTTGTTAATAGTATTCATGGGGACATGAAACTGACACCAAAGCTTCTTCGCGACGGTGAAAGAGCTGATCCATTTGATGTCGTTTTACTTGCTACAAAGGCTTATCATTTAAACGGCGCAATTAAAAGTATGCGTCCATATATTGGTGAGGAAACAATGATTCTACCATTATTAAATGGAATAGCCCATATTGATAAATTAGTAGAGGAATTTGGGGAGAAGAGAATATTAGGTGGACTTTGTTTTATTGAAACAACATTAAATGAAAAGGGACATGTTGTACAAACTAGCCCGGTTCATCGACTTGTTTTTGGTGAAAGAAATGGAGAAGAGACAGAAAGAATAAAAACACTTCAAACGGTTTTTGAAGGAACGAAGGGACAATTCGAATATAGCAAAAATATTAACCAATCCATGTGGGAAAAATATTTATTTATTGCTACTTTTTCGGGGATTACTACACTAATGAGAGCTCCGATTGGTCCTATTCGTGAAGCAATGTCAGGAAAACAATCAATCAAACAAATTTGTCATGAAGTACAATCAATCATGCAATCGATGGGTGCACCAATCACATCAGCGAGCGGGAAAGCTACCCTTGAAAAAATTGCAGAATTGAATGCTGAAATGAAATCATCGATGCAGCGTGACATGGAAAAAGGAATGGCAACAGAGGCAGACCACTTTTTTCACTATCTTCTTGAGCATGCTAATTTTATAGATAGCACTCCAATTCTTCACCTTATATTTACTAATTTGAAGGTGTACGAGAGTAGTATTTGAGCTGACAAATAATTAACCTATATTATGCAAACTTTTAGATGAAAAGTTAAACTGAAACTTTTTATCATCCTTATACGTATTAGTACAGTTAGAAATATTATTATTTTTACGGAGGCAAACATCATGTATTATCTCATAGCACTATTCGCCTTAACTTTGAATCCATTAATATGGAAATCAAATTATAAAAAGAAGTCATTTTTAGCCTTTCAAGGCTTGCGATTGATTGCAGGAATTGTAAGTATCTTTGTACTTACCTATGTAGGTCTTGTCGACCATACATGGGAAGCTTTTATTAGTTACGGATTATTTATCATTGGTGCGTTTTTTATTCTAGATATTCTTTTTATCCGTGGAAAGTATGGGGGAATTACACCACTTCTAGGGCTTGCTTTTATTATTGGAGGACTGTATTTTACCTTTATTTATCCAATAACAATTACGAATGATAAGTATGAGTTTGTTAAGAAAAAGGTAACGATAGAAAAGAAAGAGGAATCAGCCATTGATGAGCAGCATATTCCTGTAGTTCCAGAAAAATATGCAAGATATCGCAGTGAAAAGCTAATAGGCGAGCTAAAACACTCATCCTATTATGATCTAGGCGACTCAACTATTCAAAAAATCGATAATCATCTTTATTGGGTGACTCCAATAGAATATACTGGATTTTTTAAATGGTTAAAAGGAGAAAAGGTTCCTGGTTTTATTAAAATGAGTGCTGAGGATGAAGGGGCTGAAGCCGAGCTCGTACGAGTGAAGATGAGCTATGTACCGTCAGCATTTTTTAGCAAAGACGTGAAACGACATGTTCGTTCGATTCATAAGGATATGATTTTATTAGATGTCAGTTTTGAACCGGATGATGAGGATCATCCATACTATGTAATTCCATATGGGAAATATGAAAAATTCCGCAATATTGTCGATGTAAAAGGAGTATATTTAGTCGACCCAGTAACAGGAAAAACAACGGATTACTCCTTAAACAACTTACCTGACTTTATTGATCATGCCATTCCAACGAATGTTGCAGAGGATTGGAATGAGTGGTATGGAAAATATGTTCATGGATTTTGGAATTCCCACTTCTCCCAAGAGGATGTCATGGTCCCAACAAATTGGGAGGGAGTTGATGAGGTGAATGGAGTCTTTGATCAAGAGCTGCAACTTCATTGGTTTACCGACTTTACCCGCCCGAAATCAGGGAGTGGGGCAATGGTCAGTTACTCTATATTAAATGCGAGAACAGGGAAATTTACTTTCTTCACTGAAGGCAATGGCCTTTTAAATGGAAAATCTGCTATGAATGTTGCTGAAAAAACATTTAGAGCGAACAAATATGAAGCGGGTACGCCGATTCTTTATACGATTTATGGTCAATTTACATGGGTTGTACCGTTAATGGATTCCAATCACGTATTCCGAGAAATGATGCTAATTAATGCAAAGGATGAAAAGGTTTATAGCACAGGTGATACAAAAAGAAAATTATTCGATGACTATAAATATGCGATTGCTACAAAACTAGGTAATGATACTACAACACCTACTGATAAAGCTTTATTGAAGTCTCAAAAAGGAATTGTCTCACATGTCTATAAAGCGGAAACGGAACGAGGTACAGCAGTAAAATTCATGATACAGGGCAGTGATAAAATTTTTGTTGTACAATCGAGCGATTTCCCGTATTCAATATTTATTGAAAAAGGAAATACTATTGAATTCAACTATATTGATACGGATGAAATAATGACATCAGTGAATGGGGAATTCAAAATAATTAAATAGAAGTAAATGGGGCTGTCTGAAACAGCCCCATTCTTTATATGTTCTGTTCCAGACAGATCCTAATAATCAGATCGTTGGAAGATTTTATTGAGTTTTTGTATGTATCAATTTGGATATCGTATACCTCTTTTTGCTGATGTACAAATTCTAATTGTTTTTTAGCCTGTCCAATTAAACGGTCTCCACTTAATTTGTCCATCAATTCAAGCTCATATAGAGGGTTAGTGGACACCTACAAACAAACTGGAAAATTTTTTAAACTATCAAAGCAATTTCTGAATGCATCTCATCATGTAATATGTGGTCGATCACAAGATTAATCCCTTTATTTGAAAAGATGGCAATGATCTCATGGAAAAAATACTCTGTTGGAACAGGTTTAAGTAAAGTTTGAATCAATAAGCGGAATGTATGAATACCGTGAAGGATGAGAGGACATTACCTAGGCGCGGTAACGAAAGAGAGTGATTGATTACCTTGAAGGAGAAAATTGCGCGAGCACGGTAATGAAAGAGAGCGATTGATTACCTTGAAGGAGGAAAATGGGCGAGCACGGTAACGAAAAGGAGCGATTGATTACCTTGAAGGAGAAAATTGCGCGAGCACGGTAACGAAAGAGAATGTTTGATTACCGTGAAGGAGGAAATTAGGCGTGCAAGGTAACGAAAATGAGTGATTGATTATCTTGGAGAAGGAAATCACCTGTGCACGGTAACAAAAAGAAGTGTTTGATTACCGCGAAGGAAGAAAATAACGATACATATAGCTAGTCCCCTTTCATTTCAATGAGAAAAGATCTAGAAGCTTATAAGAATCGCTGAATCTTTTACAAAAGCAACAAATTAGAGGAAACAGCCTTTCAATAATCGAAATCATCAACGCTCAAATGAAAATAGTTCGGGAGCAATTAGTTTTTTTGATAAAGTCGTTTTACCAGAACTGAATATTATTTTCCTTTTTTTATTTTGTTTTTCCCTAATTTATATTTTTCTGGTTAGCATAATATTTTACTAAGTAAAAAACCGCACTTATCGTGCAGTTTTGTAGAATTTATTCTAATACTACCGGGTTGGGAGCGACGGGAACAGTAATGGCTGTATGAAATGGTATAGGACCAATTTGTTCAATAGATGAGTCTTCTGCACCAGAAAATGTTACCGTTTTGTAACCAAATTCGCGTGCAGTAAGCAGAAGGCTATCTAACATTAGGGTAGTGGCTTCATTATTTTGTAAACCTGAATCATTCGTAAATGTTATCTTTACATGTTCTTTGTTTTTGTCACCTTCAATTTTCTCAATATCTACTCCATCTGGAATCGGTGGATGTAGGGGCTTGTGCCATTTGAAATTTTCACTCTCCATATATTTGACTGCTTCTGACAAAGTGTCATACCTCTCCTTTGTTGGTGTAAGAAAGGTAGGATGATCCTCATCATTCATATATTCAATAAACGCATGGTTTCCAGCTTCCTCAACAGGGAAAATGGCTTCGGACTTTCCGTCTGATAATAATTCAATCTCATGATAATTTTGCCAGCGAAAAGTCTCTTTTATTGACTCAAAAAAGGTATTGTCATCTAAAGAGGTAGTATGTGATTTTATATCAATAATGAGCTTGTCATCTTTCGTATAAAGTTTCTTTACATTGTCAAGATCAATTGGAAGGAGCCCCCATTGATCAAATGGCATTTTACTTATTTTATTATTGTAATTGCGCAAAGAAGGAAGCTCTTTTTCGTCTGTAATCATACTAATAGGAATAATAATTTTTTTATCGTTTGGATCAGTAAGACTGAAAGTGAGATAGTTTTCCTCGGGTTGTACAGCATAGCGTTGATTCGTTTCAGAAAAAATATTTGGTATATCATTTGCTTGAAGTGTGTTCAAGCCCATATCCATCGATTCCTGCTTGCTATCTTTTTTGGAGGAATTCATCGGTTTATGATTATATAAGGAAGAACTAACAATAAAAACAACTACTAGGACACCGAAAGATGCAGCAGCAGGAAACAACCAGAACGGTCGCTTTCTTTTCACTAATTTAGGAGAAATGGCTTCATATATTTCCTGCGGTTGCCTATGGTCTTTTACGACCGGAAATTTCTTGAGTAATTCTTCTATATTATACGTATTATCTTTCCAATCGTATTTTTCCACAGTTTGCATCTCCTTTCTTTAATTCGGCTTCCATTAAAAGTTTTAATGCTTTCAATGCCCGATGTTGTGTAGTTTTTACTTTTCCTTCGGTCCATCCGAGCACTTCAGCTGTTTCCGCAATGGTTAAGCATTGAATATATCTTAATATTAATACCATTCTCTGATCAATCTTACATTTATCTAAGCAGCGATACATTAATTGGATAGATTCATTTTGAAGGGCAATATCTTCTGGAAGAGGAGATAGATCACTTATTTGGTTAGTTTCCATGTCAAATGTATCTGCTAGCCGATGTTTCCATCTTTTTTGCTTACGAAAAAAATCAATGGCTACATGTTTAGCGATAGAGAAAACCCACGTTTTTTCACTGCTTCGATTTTCAAATTGATGATACGATTTTAATACGCGAATATATACTTCTTGTACCAAGTCCTCAGTTTGTTCG contains:
- a CDS encoding MarR family winged helix-turn-helix transcriptional regulator, encoding MDKNKTIFELIHEMDQVTNQLIIQWNQMFSESLGISHILVINHLNKHGKSRPSDIARSLGLTPPSLTHLSEKLIKKGFANRMRDENDRRILYLDITDEGRKVLSKAQEAGKTLRKQLVQKLTDEEISQLLNLYEKLNK
- a CDS encoding SDR family NAD(P)-dependent oxidoreductase, whose amino-acid sequence is MRLSGKVAIVTGGASGIGRGISLAMAKEGAHVAIVDINEGAGETTLAEVNQYTEGALLIKDISVKENIAGIVQSVVEKFGRLDILVNNAHASRNVPFMETTMEHFDLSFGTGFYPTFNFMQACYPELKKTEGKVINFASGAGLEGQHTQASYAAAKEAIRAISRVAANEWGPDNINVNLISPIAATPGVQTWKENNPEMYEAMINKIPLRRLGDPEGDIGRTAVFLASNDSDYITGQTFMVDGGSIKLR
- a CDS encoding sensor histidine kinase produces the protein MEALIQDLTLTYAIKNNAIPILKEQKDVIEIVRRTVVESINHSPESGKQLSFQTNCKSYNIAIDEKWLVRILQNLIMNAIIHNPPHTNIEVGVMGNNEKLEIYVKDNGVGMKEEAIPQLFTKYFRGTNTDASPHGTGLGMSIAGQLVQLLGGLIVVNSKEKVGTTITITFKVE
- a CDS encoding ketopantoate reductase family protein — translated: MRILVIGAGAIGGYFGGRLLEKGEDITFLVRENRYRQLTEGGLVVNSIHGDMKLTPKLLRDGERADPFDVVLLATKAYHLNGAIKSMRPYIGEETMILPLLNGIAHIDKLVEEFGEKRILGGLCFIETTLNEKGHVVQTSPVHRLVFGERNGEETERIKTLQTVFEGTKGQFEYSKNINQSMWEKYLFIATFSGITTLMRAPIGPIREAMSGKQSIKQICHEVQSIMQSMGAPITSASGKATLEKIAELNAEMKSSMQRDMEKGMATEADHFFHYLLEHANFIDSTPILHLIFTNLKVYESSI
- a CDS encoding phosphotransferase-like protein yields the protein MDKLSGDRLIGQAKKQLEFVHQQKEVYDIQIDTYKNSIKSSNDLIIRICLEQNI
- the sigX gene encoding RNA polymerase sigma factor SigX; amino-acid sequence: MENRFYEFYEKYHQNLFQFLFYMVKNREQTEDLVQEVYIRVLKSYHQFENRSSEKTWVFSIAKHVAIDFFRKQKRWKHRLADTFDMETNQISDLSPLPEDIALQNESIQLMYRCLDKCKIDQRMVLILRYIQCLTIAETAEVLGWTEGKVKTTQHRALKALKLLMEAELKKGDANCGKIRLER